From the genome of Alicyclobacillus sp. SO9:
CCAGCGCAACGGGCCAGTTCATGCCGTACTTCTTCATAAATGCCTTTGCATTGGACAACGTATCTTGTGAAGTTGCATTAATGCTTAAGAAAATCACCTTGCTGCCAAACTTCTTGTACACTTGTGCAATATCAGGCGACTCAAGTCTGCAGTATGTGCACCAGGAAGCCCAGAAATTAATGAAAACAGGTTTGCCCTTTAAATCGTTCATTGATATGCTTCCGTTCGGAAGTTCCTTGAGCGCAATCGGCGGCATTTGATACCCTACTTTTGGTGCATATGCAACGGTAGTCACTTGTGTTTTCGAGACAGGTGTTCTTTCGGTTGTGCCCACCCACACAACAAACATCAACAGCAATAATCCTAACAATGTGGACATGACTTTTTTCTGCACGGGTTGCCCTCCTGAGATTCATGACAATTTCTCGAATACAAAGAAATCCCGCCTCGATTGTATCATAATAGCTTGACATACCATACCTTACGGGGGTACCGTTAGGGAAACCGTAAAAGTGAGGCGTAGCCATGGAACAGATACATGTAGGTCATTCATATGCGGAACAGAGTACCGATTTACAGAAGCGACTGCGACGCGTTGAAGGGCAAGTCAGAGGCCTTCAAAAAATGATTGATGACGGTCGCTATTGTGTGGATATTCTAGTGCAAATTGCGGCCGCGAAAAACGCCCTTCATCAGGTTGGGCTAACCATACTCGATGCACATACCCGTGGGTGCGTAGCTGACGCAATCACTAACCAAGAGAATGAGAAGCAAAAGATTGACGAATTAATGGACGTCATTCGCCAATTTACTAAGTCATAACTCCTGTCGCAAGAGGAGGCGATATCGTGCCTGATGTAAAAGCAGCAGAGAACAAACCCAATAAGGGATGGACAGTACCCGTTGAAGGCATGACATGTGCGGCCTGTGCTGCACGGATTGAGAAGACAGTTTCAAAACTGCCGGGCATCCAAGATA
Proteins encoded in this window:
- a CDS encoding metal-sensitive transcriptional regulator — translated: MEQIHVGHSYAEQSTDLQKRLRRVEGQVRGLQKMIDDGRYCVDILVQIAAAKNALHQVGLTILDAHTRGCVADAITNQENEKQKIDELMDVIRQFTKS
- a CDS encoding TlpA disulfide reductase family protein is translated as MQKKVMSTLLGLLLLMFVVWVGTTERTPVSKTQVTTVAYAPKVGYQMPPIALKELPNGSISMNDLKGKPVFINFWASWCTYCRLESPDIAQVYKKFGSKVIFLSINATSQDTLSNAKAFMKKYGMNWPVALDTTGAAARKYDIVALPASFFVDRNGVIVGKNLGPLSHKTLYSELERIAK